The genomic DNA ctccaagaatattctgctaaattttcagaaaaaaatatttaaaaaaaaagccggTGGTAgaggggagagacgagtcaccttaaaaaaagtctccatgccgtaggcaggacaactcatgactgcttcatctgaaatcaaaaaaccaaaaagatttctttagtacatgagtttatcttagatttgaacgaaggattttttttttcaataactacttactttttaattaaacaaaaggaaggatttttggcaaaaatctgagttttttgattgcacctttaccaaaaattcaaaaatgaatattttgtttattctttCGTTCAAATCTAAGATAAACTCATGTACTacagaaatctttttggttttttgaattcagataaggcagtcatgagttatcctgcctacggcatggaggctttttttttaggtgactcggctctccccactaccactggcttatttttcaatattttttcatgaaaatttcacagaatattcttgaaatgatgcataataatgtcacaaattttaagaattttaataacgaaagtactctgaaaaaaaaaatcacaaaaatatcccGTTTTTTTGGTATTTCAGACCAGCTTTTCCCCCTTAAGATAAGACCCAGTGCTcgatcactcatatatttgtacatttatatttactaaatttcactaaatacaaatatacaaGTACATGTAgagatcgggtactagttccctgatcgagtactaggtTTTTTATCTTACGGTAAACTTTCAAGTTTGAGACAATtctgaactttgagttgatgattttcaaaatttttaaaaaattttaaggtaaaagtaattttctcggcacatttttaaaaatttgtcgagttaaaaatttcgatgGTTTGAGGAAATGATAAAATcaacaatgaattttttaaaattcttattaGAAAGAACGAGGACAAGTTCACAAAATGTtactcttaattttaaaaagcgATAAACCccaagtttaaaattttctgaaatccGAAAGTTTGCTGCTAATTTTTTcgtaacgaatttttttttacacataaatttataaattatcataacTTTTAGTTCAAAAACATACGACACTTGGTTAGAACATTGTcgttatataaaaagtttagccgaaaatgaattaaaagaCGCGCATACTTTTCGCGATATAATGAGCGTAATGCGAAAGCGCGCTAAAAATGATATGGAAGCTCAGCAAGATGCAAGCGATTACGCATTGAGAAAAAGGATTCATCAGACTCAAAAATCCAGAAATGAAATGGAATGGCAAAAACAAAAAGTACAGAATGAATTGGAGTTGTTGGAAAAAGAAATACGTCGACTTGAAAATgctttgataaataaaatagatattaTTAAATGCGCTGAGACTAGATTAGAAAATCGCACTTATCGTCCTGGTTATGAATTGTGTAGAGATGAAGCAGAATTTGGATTAAAAGATGAAGTACTGCAACTTCGTCAAACCAAAGAAGAATTATtagcaaaaattaattgttcaaagtaatttaaaatgtcaagGGCATTTTCAGACGGCCCCCCCCttccactttttaaaaattttcgttcacTTTTGACtgtcaaactttttttcaattaattcagGGTGGtcacaaagaaatgatttcaaaattccctgatatttcccggttttccagtaaagtttttcacatttttccctgatttagaaattttattcgtatcatttagatattcaaagtttttattatattttcatttttaataattaaatttgataattaaatcataagagaaaccataaaaaaatggcaataaaataaattaatattgcctacttttgattagtcgatgttaaaaatgtataagttaaaatatttaataaaaagttttatgatttaaataaattcaaaatacactggctacaaaaattaaaggatattaaaaaaatttcaaattttttagtaattttcaacagtttgtaactcgaaggaaaatgttcgtacaataaaaacaaaaagtcaaactgtagcttcaagtgtctagttttctgatctgggtctttaaattttttcattatgcaCAATTCCGgagcaatcaaaaatcaatcataattatcgaaaaaaattaattgaagctcgaagaccgtttttaagacgagcgaaaatttggtaaatttttttttcgatagttttcttaggattactccggaaccgcacataataaaaaaatataaagaccagatcagaaaactagacacttggagctacaatttgccttttttgtttttgtcgtatGACCATTTTCTTTCGAGTTAcaacctgttgaaaatcgctttaaaatttgaaatttatttaacatcccttaatttttataactagtgtataattgaaaatttttaaaattttgagctgttacaatttaattcccggatacttttcgaaattccctgacatttccatgatatttcccagttgcattaaattccctgataattcccgatattcccggttcgtggccaccctgtaaatatcaaaatttgcAATTGAAAGCcatcgaatatttttaaaaagtgggggcactgtctgagaatggcctcaattgttcatttattttttttgtttttagggCTACGTTCAATAGATTGGAGCAGCTGCTTATTCAAATAGACAGAAATCTCGATGACAAACAACACTCGCTTATGACTGACATCAAATGCTTGGACATGAGATCGTCACTGAAAACAGGAAGGCGCACTCGATTGGCCAATGAAACTGATAGAAATATTATTCTAACAAATTTAGAAGATGAAATACCTTTTGaatcttaatttaatttattttcttaacgTAAGTCAtacattttgataaatttataaaaatatttatatgaatttttcaaacgcatttactattaatttaaaagtaatttttttaaatacttacaagctttttaaatgcatttaaacaattgtaataataaaatatttaaaaatattcaaataaactcaTTGACGAAAACTTAACGTCATACACTTGCTGATGTATGTGAAGTTTAAATTTCCATCGGCtcggaatttatttttaaaagttcgaATTTACTAATAAAGTTGTCTGCGTCAATGGGATTTAGAGTTTTAATGGCTCGTTGATGTATACTGGAAATATTCAGCAAATCACCATAATTTGTTTCAAATGTTACATATTCAATCCAAACATCGACATTTGTTTTGCCGAATTGTAGTGTAGCCATTTCATGAGGGTAGCGAgcatttactttatttatttccggTTGGCTAAGTTCAATACTAGCCATTTTTCTATGAAGTTCTAAATTAAAAGGTGGCTGAAtgcataatttattatagacaCGTCTAGTCGCTTTTATacctgaaataataataacaattaaaataataattcgttTAAATGCTCAGGGATTCATTGCCGGTAGTTCGACTCTGAGGTCTGCTCCTGAGGGCCTTCCGTTACCCTGATAGCAAAATTTTCTGGTCAGAAAGTTGATCAACTTTCAGTTTTTGTAACTGTCGACTACAAGTCGTTACCAAATTTCACAGAAAGTCGccattttataagaaaattgaTGGCAACTTGCTGttaacttatggaaatgcaaatttttgcggccaacttgacgacaagttgtcgtTAGTTTGGCTATCAGGATACTGCTGCGATGATCCATCAGCAAGGTGAATAATGCAAAGGGCTGCTGCGTTTGTTGACCGATTGTTGATAGAGCATCGCAGCAGCTCTTGatagagtcggactaccggggataacccacgagcatttaaaaaaataataatggtaaTGATTAATGTCTAATATTTTGTCATTGAAATAAcgataagaattatttttaaaaattaaaccttTTTCTGCTGCAAGCCAGTCTATATAAAGAGGTTTCATTTCACAAGATATTGCTGGATCTTCTTGCATCacggtttcaaaaaaatcttttaatttatctggATGTTTGGCTTGGATGTAAGAAAGCTTAATTTTCCAGAGCGGCAATGCTTTGTTGCCTAGTATTTTTATTGcctgttaatttaatttaatttaattattatatgaatatttaatagtggttttaattatttttttaattaataagttaccTTATTGAACTCTGAAAGAGCCAGATCATCCTCatctgaatttaaaaataagaaactgattttttttttccaaagctCAATACTTTCTGGGAGAGCTTCAGTTGCGCTGCTTAATATATCGTACAGTTTTTTCCAAGaatcttttttatcattttttgataattttatctgaaaaaaaattcatatttaatttttttcaataaaattcatttatctaAAGTCggatttaattcaaattttttcgaaaatttaaaccgtttgatttgaatttatttagagATTTCTAAAAGCTGtcgtgaatttaaaaatgaaataatttaatttcttacccaaatccaataatatttttcttctaaatttttttcttcatggCCTTGAGTTAAAGCCGCTTTCAAAAGTTTTCTCTTATAATTTGGCAAAGTAgaattatctttattaatttctaataagaaattaatataCAGCGACCACATTGTTTTTGTGGGTAACAATTTAACAGCAGACTCATAAACTTCAATAGCCGAATTAAGACGATCTCTCAAAGGTTTCTTTTTGGATTTACCACTCGGTGAATCGTCGTCTTGATTAGAACTATAAGAGAGACCTTTAAATTCTCTCCGCGCCCACGTGTCCCACATTTTTGGCTCATCTGAAAAGTTTTCGACCAAATCATCcattatgattttttgtaaatcttTAGTATCCTTGTACTTGGAGGCAATGTCTAATAATTCGATGATAAAATTGACatctttaatatatttatatgcttGTTGATAAATTAGCCGCGCGTGTTTTGATTCCACTGGTGTATCGTCTTTACTTGAAGATGCTTCGGTTAATTCtagtctaaaatttttaaattatattattatttaattaaaataaataaataggaataataataataattcaggtctCAAATTAATGGCTATTCCACAATTGTCAATATCGCATACTTGCGCTCATTCTCgtattggattaaaaaaacattaatagcCAAGGGCATGTTCAAAAATTCATTCTGGAAGAGTAAAATGCAAATTTTGCGTTCAAACTACGTGACTTTCCACTTGCTAACCACCTGGATAGATATTTATCAATCTCcaatgtttttataaacacGCCCAAAGTTTTATGATTCAAGTTATTTACGTTTGAACAATTTAcaaacattaatattttttctgatcAACCATTCAGTAAAGACACGCAagtagggacaagatttttgcctaattttttaaatgaatatttaaaatttttgacattacggcgaaaatatcggtcttattaaaaaagttttcgaataaaagttgtaggaaatttaattttattaaaaaaatgtatcttatGATTTTCgtatacgatcaatattttcaccgtaattcaaaaattaagattcataatgaatgactcaaaatttgattagttatgaaaatcttaattttgaaattacggctttcttattagttctaaaaaaaaattataagagacattttttttagaaaataaaatttcctacaacttttgtttagaaatttttttaataagaccaaTACTTTTctcgtaatataaaaaacttcacaccactaattattaattatttttaaattaacgcaaaaatcCTGGCTCTACACATAAGAAAGAGCCCTTATTTCCCGCTAACCTGAATTATTATTGAGTGTTGACGGAcataaacaaaatgaaaaataataatgttgtATTAAACTTACTGTAAAAGATCTTTGTACAATAATTGTGATTCCGGATGAAAGTGTAAACctttaagtaaatattttctagCTCTATCAACATCTTTAGTTTCTTTCATATGCCATTGCGCAGAAATATGCCAGCATCCTGGTTTATCTTGATGCACTTTAAGCATTCTATCAGCAATACCTGGCAAATGCTCTTGGAAAttctgaagaaaataaaattcaaattcaaataagctacaaatattaataaaaaaaatttaaacctttgaatttttaaaattacatactTCAGTCTTGCTAAGTTTCATAAGATCAATCCAAAAACTCAGATCACTTTGAAATCTCATTCTTGCTCTTCTgtataatacttttatttttttaataatacaaaaatcGATACtagcttttttttctttaattcccAATttctgaataataaattaataaattattaaataataataataataataataaaaaattaaaaaaaaaaaaaacactcacAGCTCGCCGTTGCTTTACGAGATTCAGTACAACCATCAGATAAGAAaagtatgataaaaaatcatctttactttttataaGTCTTCCTATTTTGTACTCAtggtcttttaaatttttgactatttttctagaagataaaataaattgaaatataattattttctatgtttactccagttaaatatttttttttaaataacctATAACTTACTGTATTTCATTGTCCTCAAAAAGTTTTATCCTTTTCATTTGTTCCAATGCAAGGATCATTTCCTCACATCCTTTTTCTACAAATTCTGCCATTTTCGCtttgtttttacttttttatatttgtattttatttataaaatctttgattaatttttccaCACCAGCAAAGCAcatggaaattttaataatgaaaattattctgTATTCAAGCACATGCTCGTAACATTAATTTGAAATCTCTGTTACCATCATGAGATAAAATTAACACAGTCTTCAATAAGCGCAGGCTCAATACGTGAAGACGACGTAAAATAGCGccagaataaaaatatttaaaaataactgttTTTTGTAGAGTAAACGGGCCCTGTTTCTGATACTTGAAAAGTGACAGCTGAGGTTATTATATGATTAATATCAAATTCTATTTGAATAAACGGTAttttgtataataaattttttctccttGTCGGCTTTTTTTGGTAACTGCAAAAGTACCAACCAgggtaagtaatttatttataaaaaatagtgtATTGTGTGACGAGGggtgaaacaaaacgatttcagaccagggtgGAGTTAAGTGACACACGATTACGTGCATTGGGACTCAAAGTTTCAGTGACAGCCAGTCAGAAGCAAGTTAAGGGGGAAAGGGATCTGAATTACAAAAACAGaggatatttttgtgattttttttttcagagtacgttcgttattaaaatttttaaaatttgtgacattattaagcataatttcaagaatattctaataaattttcataaaaaaatatttaaaaatgagccGGTGGTATTGGGGAGAGCCGAGTCAcctcaaaaaaagtctctatgccgtaggcaggataactcatgttTGTGtcatctgaaatcaaaaaaccaaaaagatttctttagtacataagtttatcttagatttgaacgaatgatttttttttttttcaataacttcttattttttaattaaacaaaaagaaGAATATTTGGC from Microplitis mediator isolate UGA2020A chromosome 7, iyMicMedi2.1, whole genome shotgun sequence includes the following:
- the LOC130672392 gene encoding tektin-B1, which produces MAKSVTVYEKPTPHLGLPDWYAKQWELEQSANNRITHSFELRNTARTLRNETKIRTEWDTSLNNTRLDDRVNELSKWEETASKLLNELSLEKKRLKDERAEAEKELDSIQHPIKVAAECISMRDCRRGTELTYDEPDTELKKELTVIEGLKKTLTDKVQAAWEKLNRLEEIEFKVNLDLQDKAEAIEIDKDNSNLNRNSAIISYKPNALRIPKDSKTYDTWLEHCRYIKSLAENELKDAHTFRDIMSVMRKRAKNDMEAQQDASDYALRKRIHQTQKSRNEMEWQKQKVQNELELLEKEIRRLENALINKIDIIKCAETRLENRTYRPGYELCRDEAEFGLKDEVLQLRQTKEELLAKINCSKATFNRLEQLLIQIDRNLDDKQHSLMTDIKCLDMRSSLKTGRRTRLANETDRNIILTNLEDEIPFES
- the LOC130672391 gene encoding U3 small nucleolar RNA-associated protein 6 homolog, which translates into the protein MAEFVEKGCEEMILALEQMKRIKLFEDNEIQKIVKNLKDHEYKIGRLIKSKDDFLSYFSYLMVVLNLVKQRRAKLGIKEKKASIDFCIIKKIKVLYRRARMRFQSDLSFWIDLMKLSKTENFQEHLPGIADRMLKVHQDKPGCWHISAQWHMKETKDVDRARKYLLKGLHFHPESQLLYKDLLQLELTEASSSKDDTPVESKHARLIYQQAYKYIKDVNFIIELLDIASKYKDTKDLQKIIMDDLVENFSDEPKMWDTWARREFKGLSYSSNQDDDSPSGKSKKKPLRDRLNSAIEVYESAVKLLPTKTMWSLYINFLLEINKDNSTLPNYKRKLLKAALTQGHEEKNLEEKYYWIWIKLSKNDKKDSWKKLYDILSSATEALPESIELWKKKISFLFLNSDEDDLALSEFNKAIKILGNKALPLWKIKLSYIQAKHPDKLKDFFETVMQEDPAISCEMKPLYIDWLAAEKGIKATRRVYNKLCIQPPFNLELHRKMASIELSQPEINKVNARYPHEMATLQFGKTNVDVWIEYVTFETNYGDLLNISSIHQRAIKTLNPIDADNFISKFELLKINSEPMEI